From Candidatus Zixiibacteriota bacterium, one genomic window encodes:
- a CDS encoding P-loop NTPase, whose product MADSKAQQPHSHEENTGGLAGVKNIIAIASGKGGVGKSTVSANLAVALKQTGAKVGLMDADIYGPSQPGMLGARQAKPGIKGDLLEPVERFGVSFVSMGLLIDNDG is encoded by the coding sequence ATGGCAGATTCGAAGGCGCAACAGCCTCATTCGCATGAAGAAAACACCGGCGGTTTGGCCGGGGTCAAGAACATAATAGCGATTGCCTCCGGCAAGGGCGGGGTCGGCAAATCGACGGTTTCAGCGAATCTTGCAGTAGCCTTGAAGCAGACCGGCGCGAAGGTTGGACTGATGGACGCCGATATTTACGGACCGAGCCAGCCCGGGATGCTGGGGGCAAGGCAAGCCAAGCCGGGGATCAAGGGTGATCTTCTGGAGCCGGTAGAGCGCTTCGGCGTGAGTTTCGTGTCGATGGGGCTTCTGATCGATAACGATGG